In Deinococcus maricopensis DSM 21211, the sequence GTGCCCGTCGGCACCAGCCTCGAAACGGCGCAGGAAATCTTCAAGCAGCACCGCATCGAGAAGCTCCTCGTCACCGACGACGCCGGCTACCTCAAGGGCCTTATCACCATCAAGGACATCGCCAAGCGCGTGAAGTACCCCAGCGCCGCCAAGGACGACCTCGGGCGCCTGCGCGTCGCCGCCGCCATCGGCGTGAGTGCGGACCTGATGGACCGCGCGGCCGCCCTCGTGCAGGCCGGCGCGGACGTCCTCGTGCTCGACAGCGCCCACGGCCACAGCAAAGGCATCCTGAACGCCGTTCGTCAGGTCAAGGACAGCTTCGACGTGGACGTCATCGCCGGGAACATCGCCACCGCCGACGGCGCCCGCGCCCTCATCGACGCCGGCGCGGACGCCATCAAGGTCGGCATCGGCCCTGGCAGCATCTGCACCACCCGCGTCGTCACCGGCGTCGGCGTCCCCCAGATCAGCGCCGTGTTCAACGCCGCCGAAGTCGCCCTGAAAGCCGGCGTGCCCGTCATCGCTGACGGCGGCATCAAACAGACCGGCGACGTGCCCAAGGCCCTCGCCGCCGGCGCGAACGTCGTGATGGTCGGCAGCATGCTCGCGGGCACCGACGAAGCCCCTGGCGAGGTCGTCCTCCGCGACGGCCGCCGCTACAAAAGTTACCGCGGCATGGGCAGCCTGGGCGCCATGGACCAGGGCAGCAGCGACCGGTACTTCCAGACCGGCACGCGCAAATTCGTACCCGAAGGCATCGAGGGCATCGTCGCGTACAAGGGCGCGGCAGGCGAAGTGCTCTACCAGCTGGCGGGCGGCCTGCGCAGCGCCATGGGGTACTGCGGCGCGCCCAGCCTTGAGGACCTGCGGGAACACGCGCAGTTCGTGCGCATCACCGGTGCGGGCCTGATCGAAAGCCACCCGCACGACGTGACCATTACCAAGGAAGCGCCGAACTACACCAAGTAAAGGCCTCCGGGCGCGGCCACGTCGGCAGTTCCGGTGCCGACGTGGCCGCGCTTTGGACCCCGTTCACCACAACAGTTCCTCACGGGTGCGGCGCCTAAGCTGGAAGGGTGAAACGCCTCTACGCTGCCCTGCGCGAACCCGTGAACAGCCTCACGCACTGGGCCGGCGTCCCGCTCGGCGCCGCGTTCCTCGCCGTCCTGCTCGCCTGGGCCCACGCCCGCCACCTCCCCTTGTGGCCGTTCGTGGTGTTCGGCCTGAGCTTCATCGCGCTGTACGCCTCCAGCGCCACCTACCACTCCCTGCGCGTGTCCGAACGCGCCCTGCTGTGGCTGCGCAAACTCGACCACAGCGCCATCTTCCTGCTCATCGCCGGAAGCTACACCCCGATTGCGTACTTCGGTCTGCACGGCGACTGGCGTTGGCGCGTGCTGTGGCTCGTGTGGGGCATCGCCCTGGCCGGCATCACCCTCAAGCTCGTCACCATGCGCCTGCCCCGCTGGGTCAGCACCGCGCTGTACCTCGGCATGGGCTGGATCGCGCTCGCGTTTGTGCCGCAACTCGCCCGGAACCTCCCCGTGGGCGCCATGGTGTGGCTCGGCATCGGCGGGCTGCTGTACACGGTCGGCGCGGTCATCTACGGCACCAAACGCTGGAACCCCCGCCCGGGCGTGTTTGGCTTCCATGAGATCTGGCACCTGTTCGTGCTCGGCGGCAGCACCGCGCACTTCGTCATGATGCTTAACCTCCGCTGAGCCACAAGGAAGGCGGCCCCACGAGGTGTGGGGCCGCCTTCCTTGTGGCCCGTCAACCCAAGCCGATGAGGCGCAGTACGAACCCCTGCACGGTCCCCAGGATGTCCCCGATCGGGCCGCGGGCGATGTAGATGAACACCATCACCAGCACGAAACTGAACGGCATCGCCTCGAACTCCATCAGGCTGCGCCCCAGCGTCCGCGGGAACAACGCCGCCACGATGCGGCTGCCGTCCAGCAGCGGAATCGGCAGCAGGTTGAAGATCGCCAGCACCAGATTGATGCTCAGCACCGTCAGCAGCACCTGCAGCGACAATTGCGTGTGCGGCAGGACGTACAGCAGCACCGTCGTCACCACCGCAATCAGGATGTTCGACAGCGGCCCCGCCGCCGCGACCGCCAGGCCTCCCCAGCGGCTCAGGTTGTTCATGTTCACGGGAACGGGCCGCGCGAACCCGAAGCCCGCCACCAGCAGCAGCAGCGCCCCGAACGGATCCAGGTGACGAGCGGGATTCAGCGTCACGCGCCCATACCGGCGCGGCGTCGGATCGCCCAGGCGATCCGCCACCCAGGCGTGCGCGAACTCGTGGAAGGTGAGTGACAGGACCAACGCGCCCGCAATAATCACGAACGCCAGCGGGTCGGACGACAGCAGATTGATCAGGCCCATGTGCGGCCATTGTACGGGCCGCGCGCCCGCCCACCTGTGTGACCCGCCGGGATTGCGGTTACCAGGGCAGGCGCGAGATCAGCCACTGCAGGCCCGCCCACAGCGGCGCCGCCACCTGCACCAGCACGTTCGAGAGGTACAGCACCACCCACACGATGTACGTGACGAGCACGCCCGGCCCCTCCAGGTGCGCGAGCGCGCGCCGCGCCCCGCGCGGCCCCGCCAGGAACACTAGGCGCCCCCCGTCCAGGTGGGGGAGGGGCAGCAGGTAGAACACGGCGTGCAGCGTCGAGGCGTACGCGGCGAGGCCGAGGGCCTGCCCGAGCACGTCCGCGCCCGCGAACGCGTTCTGCTGCGCGCGCTGCAGCACCAGTAGCAGCAGCGCCCACACGAGCAGCGTCAAGGGCCCGGACACCAGCGCGTACACCGCGCGTCGCCCCCGCAGCGTCAGCGGCACCGGCCGGGACAGCGCCACGCCCAGCAGGACGTACAGGGCCGCGCCGACCACGTCGAAATGCACGGACGGCTCGGGCACGCCGTACCCTTCCTGGCGCGCGCTGTCGTCCCCCAGGCGCGCGGCCACGTGCGCCTGCACGACGCCGCGCAGCATCACGCCCATCAGGAACGTGACGACCAGCAGCACGAACACCAGCGGGTCGCGGCCGATCAGCGTCAGCGGTCCGAACACGTGCCCTCCGTCAGGTACGCGCGCAGCGCCGCCTGCTCCTCCTCGCGCGAGCGGACCACGCCGGCCCGCCGGAGCTGCGCGAGGTGCCCGAGGGCCCGCCCGACCGCGGGGCCGGGCGGCACGCCGAGCGCCGTCACGTCCCGCCCCGTCAGGGGCGTGTACGCGTCCGGGCGCAGGCGGGCCCGCAGTTGCGCTTCCGGCGTGCCCGGCGGGAAGGGCCGCTCGCCCAGGGACCGCTGCAGCAGCGCGCCGGGCCGCTCACCCAGCCCGAGACGCGCCGCGAGCCCCGCCGGGTCCGGGGCCGCGGCAAGCAGCGCGGCCGCGTACACCACGGGCGGCACGGCCTCTCCCGCGTCCTGCCGAGCATCCAGCGCTTCGAGGTGCT encodes:
- the guaB gene encoding IMP dehydrogenase, which translates into the protein MSGDRFAYKFGQEGITFDDVLLLPRYSEVLPHQVDLGAQLTRRVRLNVPFVSAAMDTVTETAMAIAMAREGGIGVIHKNMPIERQAEMVRKVKRSESGMIVDPITLPVTATVREADQMMAEYKISGVPITADDGKLLGIITNRDMRFIEDLSVPVADVMTKDQLITVPVGTSLETAQEIFKQHRIEKLLVTDDAGYLKGLITIKDIAKRVKYPSAAKDDLGRLRVAAAIGVSADLMDRAAALVQAGADVLVLDSAHGHSKGILNAVRQVKDSFDVDVIAGNIATADGARALIDAGADAIKVGIGPGSICTTRVVTGVGVPQISAVFNAAEVALKAGVPVIADGGIKQTGDVPKALAAGANVVMVGSMLAGTDEAPGEVVLRDGRRYKSYRGMGSLGAMDQGSSDRYFQTGTRKFVPEGIEGIVAYKGAAGEVLYQLAGGLRSAMGYCGAPSLEDLREHAQFVRITGAGLIESHPHDVTITKEAPNYTK
- the trhA gene encoding PAQR family membrane homeostasis protein TrhA; this encodes MKRLYAALREPVNSLTHWAGVPLGAAFLAVLLAWAHARHLPLWPFVVFGLSFIALYASSATYHSLRVSERALLWLRKLDHSAIFLLIAGSYTPIAYFGLHGDWRWRVLWLVWGIALAGITLKLVTMRLPRWVSTALYLGMGWIALAFVPQLARNLPVGAMVWLGIGGLLYTVGAVIYGTKRWNPRPGVFGFHEIWHLFVLGGSTAHFVMMLNLR
- a CDS encoding site-2 protease family protein, translating into MGLINLLSSDPLAFVIIAGALVLSLTFHEFAHAWVADRLGDPTPRRYGRVTLNPARHLDPFGALLLLVAGFGFARPVPVNMNNLSRWGGLAVAAAGPLSNILIAVVTTVLLYVLPHTQLSLQVLLTVLSINLVLAIFNLLPIPLLDGSRIVAALFPRTLGRSLMEFEAMPFSFVLVMVFIYIARGPIGDILGTVQGFVLRLIGLG